One Parachlamydia sp. AcF125 DNA segment encodes these proteins:
- the folE gene encoding GTP cyclohydrolase I FolE produces MLELDEKVFSNPFINAHMNDTWDEIPYPWNDNQLTDEEKIKKIEYYFEKILLTLGMDLEDDSINKTPHRYAKMLVKELFPGLNPHNFPKITTQENKFNYRNMLLESHIRINSMCEHHFVPILGYCHIAYIPNDRVIGLSKLNRIAHYFARRPQVQERLTRQIKECLCSILNTPDVAVVLEATHFCVKIRGVEDQDSLTRTSDFGGLFEEESYRKQFLEAIPKNKS; encoded by the coding sequence ATGCTAGAATTAGATGAAAAAGTATTCTCAAATCCATTTATCAATGCCCATATGAATGATACGTGGGATGAAATTCCTTATCCCTGGAATGACAATCAATTAACGGATGAGGAAAAAATAAAAAAAATCGAATATTATTTCGAAAAAATCCTTTTAACTCTTGGAATGGATCTCGAAGACGATTCCATTAATAAAACTCCTCATCGCTATGCCAAGATGCTAGTGAAGGAGCTGTTTCCTGGGTTAAACCCCCATAATTTCCCCAAAATTACCACTCAGGAAAACAAATTTAATTATCGAAATATGCTACTTGAGTCTCATATTCGCATAAATAGTATGTGTGAACACCACTTCGTTCCCATTTTAGGTTATTGCCATATTGCTTATATCCCAAATGATCGAGTCATTGGCCTCTCCAAACTCAATCGAATCGCCCATTATTTTGCGAGAAGACCACAAGTACAAGAAAGGCTGACTAGACAAATTAAAGAATGTCTATGTTCTATCTTAAATACTCCCGATGTAGCCGTTGTGTTAGAAGCGACCCATTTTTGTGTAAAAATAAGAGGAGTAGAGGATCAGGATAGTTTAACCCGCACAAGCGACTTTGGAGGCCTTTTTGAAGAAGAAAGTTACCGCAAGCAGTTTTTAGAGGCTATTCCGAAAAACAAATCGTAA
- a CDS encoding 6-carboxytetrahydropterin synthase, whose amino-acid sequence MNNQQVFVKNTIKCIRKLHFCAGHRVMDHEGKCATVHGHNYYIHLAAEAPHLDSLGRIIDFSVLKDRIGSWIEEYWDHNFLVYERDEKVVEMLRNIPRKKEPFICKFNPTAENMAEYILREIGPLMLEGTGVTITKVTLYETDNCYVEAYL is encoded by the coding sequence ATGAATAACCAACAGGTTTTTGTGAAAAATACAATCAAATGTATTCGAAAGTTGCATTTTTGTGCGGGGCATCGAGTCATGGATCATGAAGGTAAATGTGCAACAGTGCACGGGCATAACTACTATATCCACCTCGCTGCTGAAGCGCCTCACTTAGACTCTTTGGGAAGAATCATTGATTTCTCAGTTTTAAAAGATCGTATTGGATCTTGGATTGAGGAATATTGGGATCATAACTTCTTAGTGTATGAGCGAGACGAGAAAGTCGTGGAAATGCTGCGTAATATCCCAAGAAAAAAGGAACCTTTTATCTGCAAGTTTAACCCAACCGCCGAGAATATGGCAGAATATATACTCCGGGAAATCGGGCCCCTTATGCTTGAGGGGACGGGGGTGACAATTACAAAAGTCACATTATATGAGACAGATAATTGCTATGTAGAAGCCTATTTATAA
- a CDS encoding insulinase family protein, translating to MWNNWCLKGLLIVGIFGWSSCLLYGEDSSSYTLIKDRAKIPLLTPTFFERKTLKIRLKNGLEAYLISDPLAAKSGAALSVKVGSWEDPKEYPGIAHFLEHMLFLGTKKYPIESEYSRFISENGGTYNAFTANNATGYLFTINNPAFDQAVDRFVQFFKEPLFNPSGVERELKAIDQEYAKNLENDDFRFLFVRKALQNPEHPNSKFNIGNSETLKNVTRETLISWYQTHYSANLMKLILYSNQPLEKLTQLAVQNFSDIPNLRKIPFSTVLPAFLPANRGKMIYEEPLKNLRSITLLWELPAKFAEMQDGKPEDIVCFILGHEGQKSLLAQLKREKLAEGLRCGGVKSGEKLFEFYLEVDLTQEGLQKINTVILRCFQAIATLAAKGVPEYIFDEVKRSETLNYQYQSREDEFLQLMQHIQWIIHEPLETYPEKSQIITSYQPDLIQEFLSALTPENCEMHVIAPSEETQVPPDQKEKWLGAPFAIRSIPEEVLKEWKDAEPHPAIEAPEPNPFIPHHLGIQNPKVKLQDSAYLPQPTKILDNQKATVYFAPDERYQEPKVYWFFQFRTPEVMMDDPVKIAMADLAVKSVTETLNPLSYTAKLAGLNYTINQEWNGISVTLDGYSENALKLFETILDALKNGQTTKENFNLYKDMLLRQYLNFNCEMPIKQAFEWLKEVLYKSFTMQKQKAAAIQNVTYEQFNAYRKKLFEQVFIEGVLYGNMSLGEAEKCARTVSEQFSGETYLKNERPEVEVIALSNQEGPFYIDCETSSQGNAVILAIESEPFSLTSRAAQQVLMQSMKESFFSTLRTKQQTGYIVSSSAEEIKHHLFNFFAVQSNTHNPRDLLARFELFIEDFLQELKRSELREEQFLAIKSSLLADLQEPPKSLVEMGKVLKWMVTDYQADFQWIDKRIHALQALTYEECLDYANSVLSKKNKRRLGILLKGAQPDGSILDYKPISSVKELKQQSTYTSAEEAL from the coding sequence ATGTGGAATAATTGGTGTCTCAAAGGTCTATTAATTGTGGGAATTTTTGGATGGTCATCTTGCTTGCTATATGGAGAAGATTCTTCTTCTTATACCCTTATAAAAGATCGAGCAAAAATCCCTCTCTTGACTCCCACCTTTTTTGAAAGGAAAACACTAAAGATTCGCTTAAAGAATGGCTTAGAAGCTTACCTCATTTCTGATCCTTTAGCAGCAAAATCAGGGGCTGCTTTAAGTGTAAAAGTAGGGAGCTGGGAAGACCCAAAAGAGTACCCAGGGATTGCCCATTTTCTCGAGCATATGTTGTTTTTAGGAACAAAAAAATATCCTATTGAATCTGAATATAGCCGTTTTATCAGCGAAAATGGGGGAACTTACAACGCTTTTACTGCTAATAATGCTACGGGTTATTTATTTACCATTAATAATCCCGCTTTTGATCAAGCTGTGGATCGTTTTGTTCAATTTTTCAAAGAACCCCTTTTCAATCCTTCTGGAGTAGAGAGAGAACTGAAAGCAATCGATCAAGAATACGCTAAAAATTTAGAGAATGATGATTTTCGATTTTTATTTGTACGCAAAGCTTTACAAAACCCCGAGCACCCCAATTCTAAATTTAACATCGGGAACAGCGAAACTTTAAAAAATGTGACGCGCGAAACCCTTATCTCGTGGTATCAGACTCATTACAGCGCTAATTTGATGAAATTGATCCTCTATTCAAACCAACCTCTCGAAAAACTTACGCAGCTAGCAGTCCAAAACTTTTCTGACATTCCCAATTTGCGTAAAATACCCTTTAGTACCGTCCTGCCAGCTTTCTTACCTGCTAATCGGGGTAAAATGATTTATGAAGAGCCTCTTAAAAATCTCCGTTCGATTACATTGCTGTGGGAGTTACCTGCCAAGTTTGCAGAGATGCAAGATGGAAAACCTGAGGATATTGTATGCTTCATTTTAGGGCATGAGGGGCAAAAAAGTCTTCTTGCCCAGCTAAAAAGAGAAAAGCTTGCAGAAGGATTGCGCTGCGGGGGAGTAAAATCAGGTGAAAAACTCTTTGAATTTTATCTAGAGGTAGACTTAACTCAAGAGGGGCTGCAAAAAATTAACACGGTCATCTTGCGTTGTTTCCAAGCAATTGCTACTCTCGCAGCAAAAGGCGTTCCTGAATATATATTTGATGAAGTAAAGCGCTCAGAAACATTAAACTACCAATACCAATCGAGAGAAGATGAATTCCTCCAACTTATGCAACACATCCAATGGATTATTCATGAGCCTTTGGAAACCTATCCAGAAAAGTCGCAAATCATTACTTCCTACCAGCCAGATTTGATTCAAGAATTTTTAAGTGCCTTGACGCCAGAAAATTGTGAAATGCATGTGATTGCGCCTTCGGAAGAAACGCAAGTGCCACCTGACCAAAAGGAAAAATGGTTGGGAGCTCCCTTTGCCATACGTTCCATCCCAGAAGAAGTTTTGAAAGAATGGAAGGATGCTGAGCCCCATCCTGCTATAGAGGCCCCTGAACCTAATCCATTTATCCCTCATCATTTAGGAATTCAAAATCCCAAAGTTAAATTGCAGGATTCAGCTTACCTTCCTCAGCCTACGAAAATTCTAGATAATCAGAAGGCAACTGTCTATTTTGCCCCCGATGAACGTTATCAAGAACCAAAAGTTTACTGGTTTTTTCAATTTCGCACGCCGGAGGTGATGATGGACGATCCCGTGAAAATCGCAATGGCAGATTTAGCGGTAAAAAGTGTAACGGAAACCTTAAATCCCTTAAGTTATACAGCAAAATTAGCGGGACTGAACTATACAATCAATCAAGAGTGGAATGGGATTTCTGTCACATTAGATGGGTACAGTGAGAATGCTCTTAAGCTTTTTGAAACAATTTTAGACGCTTTAAAAAATGGGCAAACAACAAAAGAAAACTTTAATCTTTATAAAGATATGTTATTGCGTCAGTACTTGAATTTCAATTGCGAAATGCCGATTAAACAAGCTTTTGAATGGTTGAAAGAGGTTTTGTATAAAAGTTTTACTATGCAAAAACAAAAAGCTGCGGCGATTCAAAACGTGACTTATGAGCAATTTAATGCTTATCGGAAAAAGCTCTTTGAACAAGTCTTTATTGAAGGAGTTTTGTATGGAAATATGTCCCTAGGCGAGGCAGAAAAATGTGCAAGAACCGTTTCAGAACAGTTTTCCGGCGAAACTTATCTGAAAAACGAGCGTCCAGAGGTAGAAGTTATCGCCTTGTCTAACCAAGAAGGCCCTTTTTATATCGATTGTGAAACAAGCTCGCAAGGCAATGCGGTGATACTAGCTATAGAGAGCGAACCCTTTTCCTTAACCTCGCGCGCTGCCCAGCAAGTTTTAATGCAGTCCATGAAAGAATCCTTCTTTTCTACCCTGCGCACAAAGCAGCAAACAGGTTACATTGTATCCTCCTCAGCAGAGGAAATTAAACACCATCTGTTCAACTTTTTTGCGGTGCAATCCAATACGCATAATCCCCGGGATCTACTCGCGCGTTTTGAACTATTTATCGAAGATTTCTTACAAGAATTAAAAAGATCTGAGCTGCGTGAAGAGCAATTTTTAGCGATTAAATCTTCTTTATTAGCTGATTTGCAAGAACCGCCGAAAAGCCTTGTAGAGATGGGCAAAGTATTGAAATGGATGGTAACAGACTACCAAGCTGATTTCCAATGGATAGATAAAAGGATTCATGCTTTGCAAGCTCTCACTTATGAAGAATGCCTCGATTATGCGAATTCTGTGCTTAGTAAAAAAAACAAAAGGCGTTTGGGTATTCTTTTAAAAGGAGCCCAACCGGATGGAAGCATTCTGGATTATAAGCCGATCAGTTCTGTAAAAGAATTAAAGCAACAGAGCACGTATACGTCTGCTGAAGAAGCTCTCTAA
- a CDS encoding dihydrolipoamide acetyltransferase family protein produces the protein MMEKIFTVTLPDIGEGVVEGEVIEWIKELNTKLEQDEPVVIVMTDKATVELPAPYPGKLVKIYYQPGEIAIRGKPLYDIELDEALSCLPTQQKSEQIVNLPLVQKKAEAKIATCAQGKALATPATRKIARDLGLDLSLIQGSGSHGEVTFEDIKRHYSHSQAKAVPPLAFPDDQIEPLIGIRQLMAQKMALSKRFIPHFSYFEQVEATRLVKLRQKVKEEAAKEKIHVTYMPFLIRALSLTLKQYPLFNSSLEPENQHLRIHQPHNIGIAMATKLGLIVAVLKHVEKMSLAQIVRAYEQLKNRAVQNRLSPNDMKDSTITISNFGVLGGGGLWATPIINYPEAAILAVSKIQKQPLVINGSLELRDTLNLSWSFDHRIIDGDMAAAFSHYYATLIQNPAPLL, from the coding sequence ATGATGGAAAAAATATTTACAGTAACGCTTCCCGATATTGGAGAAGGTGTAGTAGAAGGGGAAGTCATCGAATGGATAAAAGAATTAAATACCAAGCTTGAGCAAGATGAACCTGTTGTCATTGTCATGACAGATAAGGCCACGGTGGAGCTTCCCGCTCCCTATCCTGGAAAGCTTGTAAAAATATATTATCAACCTGGAGAAATAGCCATTAGAGGTAAACCTCTATACGATATTGAACTGGATGAAGCTCTGTCTTGCCTGCCCACACAACAAAAGAGTGAGCAGATTGTAAATCTCCCCCTTGTTCAAAAAAAAGCAGAAGCAAAAATTGCGACTTGCGCACAGGGGAAGGCACTTGCTACTCCAGCTACCCGCAAGATAGCTCGCGATTTAGGACTCGACTTAAGCCTTATTCAAGGGAGCGGATCGCATGGGGAAGTCACGTTTGAGGATATTAAACGCCATTATTCTCACTCTCAGGCAAAAGCCGTTCCTCCCCTTGCTTTTCCAGACGATCAGATCGAGCCCCTGATAGGTATTCGGCAGCTAATGGCTCAAAAGATGGCCCTTTCCAAACGTTTCATTCCCCATTTTTCTTATTTCGAACAAGTGGAAGCCACCCGTTTGGTTAAACTTCGCCAAAAAGTAAAAGAAGAGGCAGCTAAAGAAAAAATCCATGTCACCTACATGCCTTTTTTGATTCGAGCTCTTTCTTTAACTCTGAAGCAATACCCCCTCTTTAATAGCTCTTTAGAACCCGAAAATCAACACCTCCGCATTCATCAACCACACAATATCGGGATTGCCATGGCCACAAAATTAGGGCTTATTGTGGCTGTCCTCAAACATGTGGAGAAGATGTCCTTAGCCCAAATCGTCAGAGCATACGAACAACTAAAAAACCGAGCTGTCCAAAATCGCCTTTCTCCCAACGATATGAAAGATTCCACCATCACAATTAGTAATTTTGGGGTGTTAGGAGGAGGAGGTTTGTGGGCTACCCCCATTATTAACTACCCTGAAGCAGCGATCCTAGCTGTCTCAAAGATTCAAAAGCAACCGCTTGTTATCAACGGATCTTTAGAATTGCGGGATACTTTGAATTTATCTTGGAGCTTTGATCACCGAATCATCGATGGGGATATGGCCGCCGCTTTTTCCCACTATTACGCTACCCTTATTCAAAATCCGGCTCCCCTTTTATAA
- a CDS encoding alpha-ketoacid dehydrogenase subunit beta, giving the protein MPEMNLIQALNQTLHQQFAKEDRLVTFGEDVGPFGGVFRVTAGLHEAFGDDRCFNTPLAEQGIIGVGIGMAQKGLKPICEIQFADYIFPAYDQIVNELAKMRYRTAGQYTASLVIRTPYGGGIHGGHYHSQSPETQFLSIPGLVVIFASSPYDAKGLLTAAIHSKDPVIFFEPKRLYRAIKEEVPAEEYTIPIGKAAIARMGKEVTLIGWGAQHQQNMEAAHKLAQEHHIDVEVINLRTLNPLDIPCIVNSVQKTGRCVVAHEAPLTAGFGAEIAATIMEQCFLSLQAPIKRCCGLDTPFPHTLEHAYLPDAHRVIQAVLETMHY; this is encoded by the coding sequence ATGCCCGAAATGAACCTTATCCAAGCGTTAAATCAAACCTTGCATCAACAATTTGCCAAAGAGGACCGTTTGGTGACATTTGGCGAAGATGTGGGTCCGTTTGGGGGCGTTTTCCGCGTAACCGCTGGCCTACACGAAGCTTTTGGGGATGACCGTTGTTTTAACACCCCTCTTGCCGAACAAGGAATTATTGGAGTGGGGATAGGGATGGCCCAGAAGGGCTTAAAACCTATTTGTGAAATCCAATTTGCCGATTACATTTTTCCCGCTTATGACCAAATTGTGAATGAGCTCGCTAAAATGCGCTACCGCACGGCCGGGCAATACACTGCATCCTTAGTGATCCGCACACCATACGGAGGAGGAATCCATGGGGGACATTACCATTCTCAATCTCCTGAAACCCAATTTTTGTCTATTCCTGGGCTTGTGGTCATTTTTGCCTCTTCACCCTATGATGCAAAGGGCCTTTTAACTGCAGCTATTCATTCAAAAGATCCTGTCATTTTCTTTGAACCCAAGCGTCTATATCGAGCGATAAAAGAAGAGGTCCCTGCAGAAGAATATACTATTCCCATAGGGAAAGCGGCCATTGCCAGGATGGGAAAAGAGGTGACCTTAATTGGGTGGGGGGCGCAACACCAACAAAATATGGAGGCAGCCCATAAACTTGCCCAAGAACACCATATAGATGTAGAAGTCATCAACTTACGTACCTTGAACCCCCTGGATATTCCCTGTATTGTCAACTCTGTCCAAAAGACAGGTCGCTGTGTTGTCGCGCACGAAGCCCCCTTAACAGCGGGATTTGGAGCCGAGATTGCTGCCACAATTATGGAACAATGTTTTTTAAGCCTACAAGCGCCTATAAAGAGATGTTGTGGCTTAGACACTCCCTTTCCTCATACGCTTGAACACGCCTATTTACCCGATGCTCATCGCGTAATCCAAGCCGTTCTCGAAACCATGCATTATTAA
- a CDS encoding thiamine pyrophosphate-dependent enzyme, with amino-acid sequence MQISTISYLNENGVLSRECQHSIPEEVLVRGYETMLLTRSIDERMITLQRQGSVSFALSSSGEEACAVASAAALSMEDWMYPQYREVGVMFWRGYTVQQYLHHMFGNNEDMILGRQMPNHFGSKALNVVPVSSPIGTQIPHAAGCAYAMKIHQEKAIAIAYFGEGATSEGDFHVGLNFAAVRKVPAIFFCRNNGYAISTPCANQFASDGIYPKGIGYGVQAFRVDGNDFFAIHETVSKAKQLCLEGKGPILIEAMTYRLGAHSTSDDPSRYRAEEEAKAWETKCPIRRLRLYLESKKLWNTQKEEAFLAKSKKEIDEAIETAKKTEPPPLSSLIRDVYFEIPQRLKEEFQAINQLYGERG; translated from the coding sequence ATGCAAATCTCCACAATTTCCTATTTAAATGAAAATGGCGTTCTATCTAGAGAGTGTCAGCATTCTATACCCGAGGAGGTATTAGTCCGCGGTTACGAAACAATGCTTTTGACGCGCAGTATTGATGAACGGATGATTACTCTTCAACGCCAAGGTAGCGTGTCATTTGCATTAAGCTCCTCAGGGGAAGAAGCTTGTGCCGTAGCTAGCGCAGCAGCTTTAAGTATGGAAGATTGGATGTATCCTCAATACCGGGAAGTGGGGGTCATGTTTTGGAGGGGATACACCGTTCAACAATATTTACACCATATGTTTGGCAATAACGAGGACATGATTCTTGGTAGGCAGATGCCAAATCACTTTGGATCCAAAGCCTTAAATGTTGTTCCCGTTTCCTCTCCTATTGGGACACAAATTCCCCACGCAGCCGGTTGTGCCTATGCAATGAAAATACACCAAGAAAAAGCCATTGCGATTGCTTACTTTGGTGAAGGAGCAACATCTGAAGGAGATTTTCATGTGGGCCTCAATTTTGCAGCGGTACGGAAGGTGCCCGCTATTTTCTTTTGCCGCAATAATGGGTATGCCATTTCAACTCCTTGCGCAAATCAATTTGCCTCTGACGGCATTTATCCCAAAGGAATTGGCTATGGAGTTCAAGCTTTTCGGGTGGATGGAAACGATTTTTTTGCTATCCATGAAACAGTGTCTAAAGCGAAACAACTTTGCCTAGAAGGAAAAGGCCCCATTTTGATTGAAGCTATGACTTATCGGCTAGGAGCTCATTCCACTTCAGATGATCCTAGCCGTTACCGTGCGGAAGAGGAAGCTAAAGCCTGGGAAACTAAATGCCCCATTCGCAGATTGCGCTTATATCTGGAATCAAAAAAACTTTGGAATACTCAAAAAGAAGAAGCTTTTCTTGCTAAAAGCAAAAAAGAGATCGATGAGGCTATCGAAACGGCTAAAAAAACTGAACCCCCTCCCCTCTCCTCTTTAATTAGAGACGTTTATTTTGAAATCCCGCAACGCTTAAAAGAAGAATTCCAAGCTATCAACCAATTGTATGGGGAAAGAGGATAG
- a CDS encoding thioesterase family protein, translating to MYISYNKVRMHDTDMAGILYFPRQFRFAHDALEDWAESEGLGFNQVFHHENFIFVIVHAEADYLASLQVGNKLEVHLNIERVGTSSFSVVYRIYKEDKELVGTAKTVHVTLDATTRKKIEIPLQFRSILEKHLVR from the coding sequence ATGTACATTAGTTATAATAAGGTCCGTATGCATGATACCGATATGGCGGGAATTTTGTATTTTCCACGCCAATTTCGATTTGCGCATGATGCTTTAGAAGATTGGGCGGAATCAGAGGGGCTGGGATTTAATCAAGTTTTCCATCACGAAAACTTTATCTTTGTGATTGTGCATGCGGAAGCGGACTATCTGGCCTCCTTGCAGGTAGGCAATAAGCTCGAAGTGCACCTTAATATTGAACGAGTGGGAACAAGCTCGTTTAGTGTAGTTTATCGCATTTACAAAGAAGATAAAGAATTAGTCGGCACAGCCAAGACTGTTCACGTGACATTAGATGCAACCACGCGAAAGAAAATTGAAATTCCTTTGCAATTCAGATCCATTTTAGAAAAGCATTTGGTTAGGTGA
- a CDS encoding DUF47 family protein — translation MFSNLIPNETRFFEFFEKLVDLTLEATQKFYTLVKDNEDPKHYSLSIQALEHKADELTQACIEDLHQTFLTPINREDIHKLITWLDGVIDGIEEAVESLIIFKIREMRADFEHLARILLMCVEELYKAIKHLRFMKHTEIKQHCSVIDALEDEGDMTFRHAMGRLFEEELDPLSVIKWKEMYEILEKTIDQCEEVANIVEGILMENS, via the coding sequence ATGTTTTCGAATCTAATTCCTAACGAGACCCGTTTTTTTGAGTTTTTTGAAAAGCTTGTCGATTTAACCTTGGAAGCTACGCAAAAATTTTACACCCTTGTCAAAGATAACGAAGATCCCAAGCATTACTCTCTCTCTATTCAAGCTCTTGAACATAAGGCAGATGAGTTAACCCAAGCCTGTATTGAGGATTTACACCAAACATTTTTAACCCCTATTAATCGAGAAGATATTCACAAGCTAATAACTTGGCTAGATGGGGTGATAGATGGAATTGAAGAAGCGGTTGAGTCGCTGATAATTTTTAAAATACGGGAAATGAGAGCCGATTTTGAGCACTTGGCCCGCATTCTTTTAATGTGCGTAGAAGAACTCTATAAGGCTATCAAACATTTGCGCTTTATGAAGCATACAGAAATCAAGCAACATTGTTCTGTCATTGATGCTTTAGAGGACGAAGGGGATATGACTTTCAGACATGCGATGGGGCGCCTTTTCGAGGAAGAGCTGGATCCTTTGTCTGTCATAAAGTGGAAAGAGATGTATGAAATCTTAGAAAAAACCATTGACCAATGTGAAGAAGTTGCCAATATCGTAGAAGGTATTTTAATGGAGAATTCTTGA
- a CDS encoding inorganic phosphate transporter: MIWVIVAVICALIFDFVNGVHDAANSIATAVSTRVLKPRTAIFWAAGFNFAAIFLFVPRVAETMSKMVKIEPSQSDYVLVVLIGISSAILWNAFTWFLSIPSSSSHALIGGYAGAGLAHAGWHVLDWEKLSEIFFFIVLGPFLGFFVGSILMVCLCRIFYRCSPSQLERGFRKGQLISAAFYSLAHGANDAQKTMGIILAILVAAGLLEPNVKLSLFNLDTLWIILFCQAALSLGTALGGWRIVKTMGMKIAKIRAAGGFCAESAGAMTLFLATSLGVPVSSTQTMTGAIMGVGSVGKKLSSIKWKIVFQMMIAWILTIPSTAGVAICLSFLHLHVFGKNEGILKGAAAMLN, from the coding sequence ATGATCTGGGTTATCGTCGCGGTTATTTGCGCTTTAATTTTTGACTTTGTCAATGGGGTGCATGACGCTGCTAATTCGATTGCAACGGCTGTCTCCACACGCGTTCTTAAGCCAAGGACAGCCATTTTTTGGGCTGCTGGTTTTAATTTTGCGGCCATTTTTTTATTTGTACCCCGTGTTGCTGAAACAATGTCTAAAATGGTCAAGATTGAGCCCAGCCAAAGCGACTATGTTTTGGTGGTTTTGATAGGAATTAGCAGCGCTATTTTATGGAATGCATTCACTTGGTTTTTGAGTATTCCTTCAAGCTCTTCCCATGCTTTAATTGGGGGGTATGCAGGGGCTGGGCTAGCACATGCAGGCTGGCATGTCCTAGATTGGGAGAAGTTAAGCGAGATCTTTTTCTTTATTGTGCTTGGACCTTTTCTAGGGTTTTTCGTGGGGTCGATTCTGATGGTTTGCCTGTGTAGGATTTTTTACCGATGCAGCCCTTCTCAACTGGAGAGAGGATTTCGAAAGGGACAGCTTATTTCAGCAGCTTTTTATTCATTAGCGCATGGGGCAAATGATGCCCAAAAGACTATGGGGATCATTTTAGCTATTTTGGTGGCAGCTGGTTTATTAGAACCTAATGTTAAGCTTTCTCTTTTCAATCTAGACACGCTTTGGATTATTCTTTTTTGCCAAGCGGCTCTCAGCTTGGGAACGGCTTTAGGGGGATGGCGTATTGTCAAAACGATGGGAATGAAAATAGCCAAGATTCGGGCTGCAGGGGGCTTTTGCGCAGAATCTGCTGGAGCAATGACTCTTTTTTTGGCTACCTCTTTAGGGGTTCCAGTATCTTCCACCCAAACCATGACGGGAGCCATTATGGGAGTAGGGTCTGTGGGAAAAAAGCTTTCCTCAATCAAATGGAAAATCGTTTTTCAAATGATGATAGCATGGATTTTAACCATTCCCAGCACGGCAGGGGTAGCAATTTGCCTTTCATTTTTGCACTTGCATGTTTTCGGTAAAAATGAGGGAATTCTCAAAGGTGCGGCGGCAATGCTTAACTAA
- a CDS encoding outer membrane beta-barrel protein yields MMRETSGLNLNKVARFLVLALLLGVVSQQKIHAKVWGKVDFGPAYVHIDVLNSNRTVKRMDLIAYKADASIIVKDGWCVKPSVLYGANQGDLFTASLGVGHCFPIGDKWVLTPAVGIGYSFTRTTFKMPVQGYNFIFKERFRSYSPYISMEATYRIRPDLRVSGQVQYSWSRTHTTIKQPALNQRLKSKDHTSGPSYAAMLEYDLSEKVSINAGAAYNRSLSEEKHGIRGYGAKVGLAYWF; encoded by the coding sequence ATGATGAGAGAAACAAGCGGATTAAACTTGAATAAAGTTGCCCGATTTTTGGTCCTTGCCCTCCTTTTAGGGGTGGTAAGCCAGCAAAAAATTCACGCAAAAGTTTGGGGAAAGGTGGATTTTGGCCCAGCTTATGTGCATATCGATGTCTTGAATTCTAACCGCACTGTGAAAAGAATGGACCTGATTGCGTACAAAGCAGATGCCTCTATAATCGTTAAAGACGGCTGGTGTGTAAAGCCGAGCGTTTTGTATGGAGCAAACCAAGGGGATTTATTTACAGCAAGTTTAGGCGTTGGGCATTGTTTTCCTATTGGCGATAAATGGGTTCTAACCCCTGCTGTAGGGATTGGCTATTCTTTCACACGTACTACCTTTAAGATGCCTGTTCAAGGCTACAACTTCATTTTTAAAGAAAGATTTCGCTCCTATTCTCCCTATATCAGTATGGAAGCCACTTATCGTATCAGGCCTGATCTAAGAGTGTCTGGTCAAGTTCAGTACTCCTGGAGTCGTACGCATACCACCATTAAGCAACCGGCACTTAACCAACGGTTGAAAAGTAAAGATCACACGAGTGGCCCAAGTTATGCGGCGATGTTAGAATACGATTTGTCTGAAAAAGTTTCTATCAATGCCGGAGCAGCTTATAACCGTAGTCTGAGTGAAGAAAAGCACGGGATTCGCGGATATGGCGCTAAAGTTGGCCTAGCCTACTGGTTTTAG